In Candidatus Jettenia caeni, the DNA window AATATATTTCCTGGAGATATAGTAAGTCTGTTTAATTACCAGGAGCACTTATCCGGGGAAAAGCCTGCCCTGGAAACGTGGCCTTCCTACTGGCTGGTTCATCTCCTGGAGATGGATAAGGAGTATCTCCGCCTTAAAAAAAACTTATCAATAGACAGAATAAACGCTGAAGTATTTCGGTGTGAATTGTTTAACGCAGATGGTTCGATACGATTACAGGCTATATTCAGCAATTATATAACTCATAATGGATGCAGGATACCCCAGAGGATAGATGCGCGCTGGCCTGAGTATAGTAGTACTGCCCTTGGCATAGCTTTTTCTCATATTACTGTCAACACGGAATTCAATCCGAAGGTATTTACCCCCACAATACCAAAGGGAGCGCACGTAATTGATCTGGACTAAATTACCTCTTCGTTTTCAGCATTCATAATCTTTTCTACACGGCGGGCATGTCTTCCTCCGTCAAAAGGGGTCTCCAGCCATAGTTTAACCTTTTGCTCCAGAAGTTCTTCATCCACAATATCAGCGCCGATACATAACACATTGGAATCGTTATGTCTTCTGCTCATTTCTACAGTATAAAGATTATGACAGAGCGCAGCCCGCACACCCTTTACCTTATTAGCGACAAGAGACATACCGATTCCGGTGCCGCAGATAAGAATTCCCCTGTTACACTTGCCGGAACCCACAGCCCGGGCTGCTTTTATTCCAAAATCCGGATAATCTACGGATTCGGCGTCCGTCGTAGTGCCAAAATCTACAACCGTGTGCCCCATTTGAGTCAACATAGATGTCACACGTTTTTTAAAATCAAAACCTCTGTGATCTGATGCTAATGCAATCTTCATGTATTGTGTTTATCCATAAAAACTTTTCATAGGTATTTTACATAGTATGCTTTGCCAGATTGTTTTCGATACAACTTCGTATTGCAGACTCCGAGATAATGCCATGGCGAACGATTTCTATCGTTTCGCCGTGTACCTTTACCACCGTAGAAGGGGAACGAAGCCGTGTTGAACCGCCGTCGAGGATCATGGGAATTTTCCCTCCGAGATCCATGAGCACTTGCTGCGCGTCTGTAGCGGGCGGGTAGCCGGAGATGTTTGCGCTCGTTGTAACGATGGGTACTTTTGCGGCGCGGATCAAATCGCGCGTTATCGTATTATCGGGAAGTCGTATGCCAAGGCTTGAGCCGTTCTTGAAGGGAAAAATAAGAGTTAACGCGCCAGGCCAAAAGAGATCCATCAGTTTTTTTGCTGTTTTCGGGACATGATTGATATATTTTTTCATATCATCCCGATCTGCGATCATCAGAGTAAGTCTCTTTTCTTCCGGCCTGTTCTTTACTTCGTAGATGTGCGCTACAGCCGCAGGATTGTCTTTATGCGTACCCAATCCATATACCGTTTCTGTAGGAAATGCAACCAGTTCACCGATCCTCAATGCCTGTGCCGCTGCTTCTATATGGCTCCAATAAAGTCCTTGTTCTTTTACATTCAGTACTATCGTCTTCATAGTAATATTTTTCTTTAGTCTATAAAAATAATATTATACCATAGTCTAAGTTCTCCGCGTACATATTTCAACATCTTTTATGCCTTGACAACAAATTGTTAAATTTGGTAGAGTTTCTACATGAAATTAAAAATACCGTTATTCCTTTATTTTTCTATGCTTTTCGGCGGTTTTTCTATCCTTATGCCCTTCAGCAGTACTTCGCTTATTGCCGGGGAAGAGATTATGAATATAGATGAGGTGCAGCCTGGCATGAGAGGATACGGCAAAACAGTTTTTATCGGCGACCGGATTAGTCTCTTTAATATTGAGGTGCTGGGGATATTAAGAAACTGGGATGCAAAGAGCAATATGATCCTGATAAAGGTGTCGGGCGGGCCTTTGGAGAAAACAGGTGTTATTGCCGGTATGAGCGGGAGTCCTGTGTATATTAACAACCGTTTAGTCGGCGCTCTTGCTT includes these proteins:
- a CDS encoding ribose-5-phosphate isomerase, which encodes MKIALASDHRGFDFKKRVTSMLTQMGHTVVDFGTTTDAESVDYPDFGIKAARAVGSGKCNRGILICGTGIGMSLVANKVKGVRAALCHNLYTVEMSRRHNDSNVLCIGADIVDEELLEQKVKLWLETPFDGGRHARRVEKIMNAENEEVI